One Cryptococcus tetragattii IND107 chromosome 10, whole genome shotgun sequence DNA segment encodes these proteins:
- a CDS encoding 60S ribosomal protein eL14: MVQSTFKRFVEVGRVVLVNEGPSAGKLAVIVEIIDHNRALIDGPTTSVSRQAFPYRNLILTPYTIASLPRGVGAGPLKKAIEKAGVLEKWEQSGWAKKLAARQVRKNATDFDRFQIQLAKRARRDVVRKAYVKEKKASA, translated from the exons ATGGTG CAATCTACCTTCAAGCGTTTTGTCGAGGTTGGCCGAGTTGTCCTCGTTAACGAGGGCCCTTCTGCTGGCAAGCTCGCCGTGATTGTTGAGATCATCGACCACAACAGG GCTCTCATTGACGGCCCCACCACCTCCGTTTCCCGTCAAGCTTTCCCCTACCGAAACCTCATCCTTACTCCTTACACCATTGCCTCTCTTCCCCGAGGTGTCGGTGCCGGTCCCCTCAAGAAGGCCATTGAGAAGGCCGGTGTTTTGGAGAAGTGGGAGCAGAGCGGATGGGCTAAGAAGTTGGCTGCCAGGCAGGTCAGGAAG AACGCTACCGACTTCGACCGATTCCAAATCCAACTCGCCAAGAGGGCTCGAAGGGACGTTGTCCGCAAGGCTTAcgtcaaggagaagaaggcttctGCTTAA